In one Brienomyrus brachyistius isolate T26 chromosome 5, BBRACH_0.4, whole genome shotgun sequence genomic region, the following are encoded:
- the LOC125743168 gene encoding LOW QUALITY PROTEIN: uncharacterized protein LOC125743168 (The sequence of the model RefSeq protein was modified relative to this genomic sequence to represent the inferred CDS: inserted 2 bases in 1 codon), translated as MLLLTCYGAPHTEKVEINTSVEGKVFFSILSRRMTDFLLKNKYIDTSVQKGGIPGVPGCLEHTGVITQLIREAREGKGDLAVLWLDLANAYGSIPHKLVETTLDRHYIPDKIKDLILNYYGNFRLRVTSGSITSNWYRLEKGIITGCTISVILFALAMNMLVKAAEMECRGPLSKSGIRQPPIRAFMDDLTVTTTSVPGCQWILQGLEKLICWARMSFKPIKSRSMVLKRGKVVDKFRFCVDGVTIPTITEKPVVSLGKVFDCSLRDTASVRITIKKLEAWLSTVDKSGLPGRFKAWLYQHGILPRILWPLLVYEVTMSTVETLERKISSFLRRWLGLPRSLTSAALYSRSNKLQLPFSSLEEEFRVSRTREALVYRESSDSRVASAGIVVKTGRKFRAQEGLELAESRLRHRALVVTVAVGRAGLGLFPQPRFHRAQGKDRRHLVLEEVRAGVEEVRTSRMVSMQQQGASARWEGALGRKLTWNDIWKAEPQRIKFMVQAVYDVLPSPANLYVWGKCDLSTCPQCPGRGTLEHILSSCPAALGGGRYRWRHDQVLKTVAETIATAVANNIHTRSRRVVPFVKAGEKPRPQSIPTSSLLSSASDWELRVDLGKQLKFPEYVTSTSLRPDVVLTSVSSKQVLLLELTVPWEDRMEEANERKRLKYQELIEECRRRGWKARCEPIEVGCRGFAARSLCKVYTLLGITGAAKRKAIKSTTEAAERASRWIWMKRSETWANAXLGHKLGPDQPWLGRLKEGV; from the exons ATGCTGCTGCTTACTTGTTACGGCGCACCCCACACAGAGAAGGTGGAGATAAACACAAG TGTGGAGGGGAAGGTCTTCTTCAGTATCCTTTCCAGAAGGATGACAGACTTCCTCTTGAAGAACAAGTACATCGACACCTCAGTACAGAAAGGTGGCATTCCTGGAGTTCCTGGCTGCCTAGAACACACCGGAGTAATTACCCAGCTGATCAGGGAGGCACGAGAAGGGAAGGGGGACCTGGCAGTGCTGTGGCTGGACCTAGCTAACGCATATGGGTCAATTCCCCACAAGCTGGTGGAAACCACTCTGGACCGTCATTACATACCCGATAAGATCAAGGACCTCATCCTGAACTACTATGGGAACTTCAGGTTGAGAGTGACATCAGGGAGCATAACATCCAATTGGTATCGGCTCGAGAAAGGGATTATAACTGGTTGTACAATCTCAGTTATCCTGTTTGCCCTTGCCATGAATATGTTGGTGAAGGCAGCTGAGATGGAGTGTAGAGGCCCCCTGTCCAAGTCTGGAATTCGTCAGCCCCCCATTCGAGCCTTCATGGATGACCTGACAGTTACCACTACGTCAGTGCCTGGATGCCAGTGGATCCTTCAAGGCCTGGAAAAGCTCATTTGTTGGGCTAGGATGAGCTTTAAACCAATCAAATCTAGGTCCATGGTCCTGAAGAGAGGGAAAGTGGTGGACAAGTTTCGCTTCTGTGTGGACGGTGTAACGATACCAACGATCACTGAGAAACCAGTCGTAAGCCTAGGTAAGGTTTTCGACTGCAGCCTCAGAGACACAGCATCGGTCCGAATTACCATTAAGAAGCTTGAAGCCTGGTTGTCCACAGTAGATAAATCTGGCCTTCCTGGCAGGTTCAAGGCATGGTTATACCAACATGGCATTCTGCCCCGCATCCTCTGGCCGCTGTTAGTGTACGAGGTGACTATGTCCACTGTTGAGACCCTGGAGAGAAAGATCAGCTCTTTCCTCCGAAGATGGCTGGGCCTGCCACGCAGTCTAACTAGTGCAGCATTATAcagcagaagcaacaaactccaGCTTCCTTTCAGCAGCCTGGAGGAGGAATTTAGAGTTTCTCGTACAAGAGAGGCACTTGTTTATCGAGAATCCAGCGACTCCAGAGTTGcttcagcaggcattgtggtgaagACTGGCAGGAAGTTCAGAGCTCAAGAGGGGCTAGAACTGGCAGAATCTCGTCTAAGGCACAGGGCTTTGGTGGTCACGGTGGCCGTTGGACGAGCAGGGCTGGGGTTATTCCCACAGCCACGGTTCCACCGGGCCCAGGGAAAGGACAGACGCCACCTTGTCCTGGAGGAGGTACGGGCAGGTGTTGAGGAGGTGAGGACCAGCAGGATGGTGAGCATGCAGCAGCAAGGAGCATCAGCAAGATGGGAAGGAGCGCTGGGGAGGAAGCTGACCTGGAatgacatctggaaggcagagccACAGCGTATCAAGTtcatggtccaagctgtgtacgATGTGCTACCAAGCCCTGCTAACTTATACGTCTGGGGGAAGTGCGACCTTTCAACGTGTCCCCAATGCCCAGGAAGGGGCACATTGGAGCACATCCTTAGCAGCTGCCCAGCAGCCCTTGGAGGTGGACGCTACCGCTGGCGCCATGACCAGGTGCTGAAGACAGTAGCTGAGACCATAGCTACTGCAGTGGCTAacaatatacacacccgaagccggAGGGTAGTACCCTTTGTGAAAGCTGGAGAGAAGCCACGACCACAGTCAATTCCAACATCCAGCCTACTTTCATCGGCATCAGACTGGGAACTGCGAGTTGACTTGGGCAAGCAGCTCAAGTTTCCAGAGTATGTTACATCAACCTCATTGAGACCAGATGTAGTGCTGACTTCTGTTTCTTCCAAGCAAGTCCTCTTATTAGAATTAACAGTCCCTTGGGAGGACCGCATGGAAGAAGCCAACGAACGGAAGCGGCTTAAATACCAAGAGCTCATAGAGGAATGTCGGAGAAGGGGCTGGAAAGCCCGCTGCGAGCCAATAGAGGTGGGATGTCGAGGCTTTGCGGCTCGCTCCCTATGTAAAGTCTACACCTTACTTGGCATCACTGGagctgcaaaaagaaaagccaTCAAGTCCACCACAGAGGCTGCAGAGAGAGCCTCCAGGTGGATTTGGATGAAGAGGTCTGAAACGTGGGCCAATGC GCTGGGACACAAGTTGGGGCCTGATCAGCCCTGGCTGGGTCGCCTGAAGGAGGGTGTCTGA